GATAACGCGATTCACCTGCTCCATGTCGCTGGTGATCGGGGCGAGCAGGTGGGTGGCGCTGAGGGTGGGGGAGGCGGTGGACGACGACATGATGATGGAATTGGGTGATGCGGCGGATTATAAGTCGAATCCGCGATATGCCGGTCTGTCAGACGTGCCGGCGGCGCGATTTTGGCCGTCCGGCAGAGGCCCGCGCGCGGTAATCGTCGATCGGTTTTGACTTCGGTGCTAACCCCATGTATAATCACGTGTTTTCCGCGCGTGGTGTGCGGAAAAATTGGATCCAGAGTGAGGTTCTCAATGTACGCGGTCATAAAAACCGGCGGCAAGCAGTACAAGGTTGCCGTTGGCGAAAAACTCAAAGTAGAACAGATACCGGCTGACATTGACGCTGAAATCACGCTCGACCAGGTTCTCGCAGTGGGCGAAGGCGAATCGATTAAGTTCGGTACGCCGCTGGTCAGTGGGGCTTCCGTCAAGGCCACCGTTGTGTCGCACGGTCGTCATGCCAAGGTCACCATCTTCAAGATGCGTCGCCGGAAGCACTACCAAAAGCACGGCGGCCACCGCCAGAACTACACTGAGCTGCGCATCGACGCGATCAACGCGTAAGCGCCTCGGTAAAGGAGCAATCAGATGGCACACAAAAAGGCAGGCGGCTCTTCCCGGAACGGCCGCGACTCCGAGTCGAAACGTCTCGGCGTGAAAGTGTACGGCGGCCAGGCAATCAATGCCGGCGGCATCATCGTGCGTCAGCGCGGTACGCGCATGCACGCAGGCGAGAACGTCGGCATGGGCAAGGATCACACCCTGTTCGCGCTGGTCGACGGTCACGTCAAGTTCGCGACGAAGGGCGCGGACAAGAAGCATCTGGTCATCGTCGTCCCGGCGGCTGCCTAAGTCAGGCACCCACGGGCTTCGTAGCCGAAAGGCCCCGCAGTCTTCGCGGGGCCTTTTTTTATTGGGTCGCCGCCCGCAAGTGCGGGCCGGCGACCCTTGCGCAACCGGCGTACGATCGGCCGAACGGCAGATTGTTCAAGCGTGCCGGCGCGCGGCACAATAGCGGAAATACTGGGCGGAGTGACGAATGAAGTTCATTGACGAAGCACGAATCGAAGTCATCGCCGGCGACGGAGGCGATGGCAGCGCGTCGATGCGCCGCGAGAAATTCGTCCCGTTCGGCGGGCCGGACGGTGGCGACGGCGGCCGGGGCGGTAGCGTTTACGCGATCGCCGACCGCAACATCAACACGCTGATCGACTACCGTTACGCGAAGAAGCACCTCGCGCGCAACGGCGAGAACGGCCGCGGCTCGGATTGCTACGGCAAGGGCGGCGACGATGTCACGCTGCGCATGCCGGTCGGCACGATCATCAGCGACATGGATACGGGCGAGCTGATCGCCGACCTGACCGAGCACGACCAGCAGGTAATGCTCGCGCAGGGCGGCGCCGGCGGTCTCGGCAACCTGCATTTCAAGTCGAGCACGAACCGCGCGCCGCGCCAGAAGACGGACGGCAAGCCGGGCGAGCGGCGCATGCTGAAACTCGAGCTGAAGGTGCTTGCCGACGTCGGTCTGCTCGGCATGCCGAACGCGGGCAAGTCGACCTTCATCTCGTCGGTGTCGAACGCGAAGCCGAAGATCGCCGACTACCCGTTCACGACGCTCGCGCCGAATCTCGGCGTGGTGCGTGTCGGCCCGAGCAAGAGCTTCGTGATCGCCGATATCCCGGGGCTGATCGAAGGGGCGGCCGAAGGCGCAGGCCTCGGGCATCAATTCCTGCGTCACCTGCAGCGTACCGGCGTGCTGCTGCATCTGGTCGATCTCGCGCCGTTCGACGAAAGCGTCGATCCGGTCGCGGAAGCGACGGCGATCGTC
This DNA window, taken from Burkholderia cenocepacia, encodes the following:
- the obgE gene encoding Obg family GTPase CgtA translates to MKFIDEARIEVIAGDGGDGSASMRREKFVPFGGPDGGDGGRGGSVYAIADRNINTLIDYRYAKKHLARNGENGRGSDCYGKGGDDVTLRMPVGTIISDMDTGELIADLTEHDQQVMLAQGGAGGLGNLHFKSSTNRAPRQKTDGKPGERRMLKLELKVLADVGLLGMPNAGKSTFISSVSNAKPKIADYPFTTLAPNLGVVRVGPSKSFVIADIPGLIEGAAEGAGLGHQFLRHLQRTGVLLHLVDLAPFDESVDPVAEATAIVGELRKYDEALYEKPRWLVLNKLDMVPEDEREARVADFLDRFGWDGPVFEISALTGQGCEALCYAIYDYLSEHSDAHRAAEAEDLAADVRFRDAPPAKGGATPGDDA
- the rpmA gene encoding 50S ribosomal protein L27: MAHKKAGGSSRNGRDSESKRLGVKVYGGQAINAGGIIVRQRGTRMHAGENVGMGKDHTLFALVDGHVKFATKGADKKHLVIVVPAAA
- the rplU gene encoding 50S ribosomal protein L21, which translates into the protein MYAVIKTGGKQYKVAVGEKLKVEQIPADIDAEITLDQVLAVGEGESIKFGTPLVSGASVKATVVSHGRHAKVTIFKMRRRKHYQKHGGHRQNYTELRIDAINA